In one Diprion similis isolate iyDipSimi1 chromosome 6, iyDipSimi1.1, whole genome shotgun sequence genomic region, the following are encoded:
- the LOC124406589 gene encoding uncharacterized protein LOC124406589, translated as MYRDVLVLGLSIFLFAFTADIVRSSNNDQVKGEEGNSNFSKSCAFVQCNEGENCVSRKFWCKNPPCPIMHYCSKTSRESLKGPMTCESVRCSKGYMCLVKVRRCHWDRRCTQQVARCVSEREYYDGPTSCADFHCPPGHRCILRESKCPHSPCRLLRSCAKNKDVQAWHGRCRSLGCPSEYECFLRRPPDNCPSSDPCKHTPDCTSTNVNEVPVSQGCRGWICPRNQECSVIIQDSCKLENGTENCETTRVCRERRAFFETTSAPFTRLIPHALTAVTNIWQLTTPQPPTYPTTEEELALIVRDANLQGEEGEDKVQMTRQKMDEPVTTMYPTMVPLTTTALYPSFPPTLSKVNSRSTSIPSQTKCHCTKNTFSPHSGPIYQVPVYIKSPVIKNDADAEKDLRPQQPITPSMTEWLDYLRLKTGLDAIKVWAKHAEENVKYEYFKEWLESVKNSLGRWKFEIWLREVRKLTSGNPAFQKWLLKNDEIPESTEPHTENDSSVRKPSLEFPVNTEEVQVPILNETQTLQHAKDSDNGTDPVDKKSEPPTTQNFHDGDELRKIEDEKDIGTTSSMPIPKPRLENNFYPNVTTDVPQLFSVDQQKPNHPAKKNTGHPRINYGEGPWTDLSESHQLNIKNDSIRRNPVDFATRNKNFGKDPREDHPINHFSQPNKSNEILPSPGDRPDDILKEQIYSNKNLSTVGSQLNSSVLLQNSTNNVETGKNMKAPGVKINDTVPFGDRPGNLSLVKSNQFGNHTGLDVDLSRNGTKDFARNLTIQEPSTEMELEHFPPENQTESPELPAPRQDYKTVHQSDHKIPIVHTSSQNSSVDVGVRTKEKNLTKTFDLFAPVADQLHITSPWDAVQLLRPKKRTYYALMRFPLERVNDQLQIIGYPLIVSTTSSIDQSDIFHYNAKNLTSQPQPVYLTQNSEPDVPPIPWNLVLKYGKIPHELPVRKISDEMDVENQGEDIDLKNQPVSSQQIHKKNAHVELHIPLANSSHLPAPIELQVQEVGGWHQLDSVQPTQYLRNKVRNNEREYGGDPSISYNVETTRSRIDTLTNGQQIMTTSNPMPLISEVAEIEYDQYECEKQGITPSPTLETNKKSFTVGDPDSPNSANYDTAKYYYENGDPYGYNDGPVGYDDGYSEQLEINVDDYGPESYDGEITQGFILHRTAEEDKSFPKN; from the exons aAGAGGGAAATTCTAACTTCTCGAAATCTTGTGCGTTCGTGCAATGCAACGAGGGGGAGAATTGCGTGAGTCGGAAATTTTGGTGCAAAAATCCACCGTGTCCCATTATGCACTACTGTTCTAAAACGTCGAGAG aatcactGAAAGGACCAATGACTTGTGAATCCGTTCGCTGCAGCAAGGGTTACATGTGCCTCGTTAAAGTTCGCCGATGCCATTGGGATCGGA GATGTACACAGCAAGTAGCACGCTGCGTTTCTGAGCGCGAATATTACGACGGTCCAACTTCCTGCGCCGATTTCCATTGCCCACCTGGACATCGGTGTATCTTGCGAGAATCCAAATGCCCACATTCGCCTTGCAGGCTTCTCAGAAGTTGCGCTAAGAACAAAG ATGTTCAAGCCTGGCATGGCAGATGCAGAAGTCTGGGATGTCCTTCGGAATATGAATGCTTCCTGAGAAGACCACCCGACAACTGCCCCTCCTCTGATCCTTGCAAACATACACCTGACTGTACAAGCACAAATG TGAATGAGGTTCCAGTTAGCCAAGGCTGTCGAGGCTGGATTTGCCCCAGGAATCAGGAGTGCTCAGTTATCATCCAGGACTCCTGCAAACTTGAGAATGGTACcgaaaattgtgaaacaaCCCGTGTTTGTCGTGAAAGACGCGCATTCTTCGAGACGACATCAGCACCCTTTACGCGACTCATTCCTCACGCACTCACTGCTGTCACCAATATCTGGCAGTTGACAACTCCTCAG ccACCGACTTATCCAACTACGGAGGAAGAACTGGCGTTGATTGTGAGGGATGCAAATCTACAAGGTGAAGAAGGAGAGGATAAAGTACAGATGACGCGGCAGAAGATGGACGAACCAGTTACAACTATGTACCCAACTATG GTACCTTTGACGACAACTGCACTATATCCCAGTTTTCCTCCAACTTTATCAAAGGTTAACTCTAGGTCAACTTCCATTCCGAGTCAGACAAA GTGTCACTGCACCAAAAACACGTTTTCCCCACACAGTGGTCCAATTTATCAAGTTCCGGTTTACATTAAATCGCCTGTGATCAAAAATGATGCAGATGCAGAAAAAGATCTGCGTCCACAGCAACCGATCACTCCTTCAATGACAGAGTGGCTTGATTATCTCCGTTTAAAAACGGGATTAGATGCCATTAAAGTATGGGCCAAACATGCTGAGGAAAACGTTAAATATGAG TACTTCAAGGAATGGCTAGAATCTGTGAAAAACAGCCTAGGAAgatggaaatttgaaatctggTTGAGGGAAGTACGAAAATTAACTTCCGGCAATCCAGCCTTTCAGAAATGGCTTCTTAAAAACGATGAGATTCCTGAATCCACTGAACCCCACACTGAGAACGATAGCTCTGTCCGAAAACCTTCGCTGGAATTTCCAGTGAATACGGAAGAAGTACAG GTACCAATTCTCAATGAAACTCAAACTTTACAACACGCGAAAGATTCAGATAATGGAACTGATCCTGtggataaaaaatctgaacctcctacaactcaaaattttcacgacgGTGATGAGctcaggaaaattgaagatgaaaaagataTAGGAACGACATCGAGTATGCCAATACCCAAACCGCGTCTTGAG aataaCTTCTATCCTAACGTGACCACAGATGTTCCTCAATTATTTTCCGTGGATCAACAGAAACCAAATCATCcggcgaaaaaaaatacaggcCACCCAAGAATCAATTACGGAGAAGGTCCTTGGACTgatttgtcagaatcgcatcAACTGAATATCAAGAACGACTCAATTCGACGCAACCCAGTTGACTTTGCAACACGAAACAAGAACTTCGGAAAAGATCCCAGGGAGGATCATCCGATAAATCATTTTTCGCAGCCTAATAAAAGTAACGAAATCCTTCCAAGTCCAGGTGACCGTCCAGACGATATATTAAAAGAGCAAATTTACAGTAACAAGAATCTTTCGACGGTTGGTTCTCAATTAAACTCATCAGTGTTACTGCAAAATTCTACAAACAATGTTGAAACaggaaaaaacatgaaagCACCGggtgtgaaaataaatgatactGTTCCCTTTGGGGACAGACCTGGTAACCTTTCGTTGGTAAAAAGCAATCAATTTGGTAATCATACTGGACTCGATGTTGATTTGTCACGTAATGGGACGAAGGATTTCGCACGGAATTTAACGATACAAGAACCCTCCACGGAAATGGAACTAGAACATTTCCCCCCAGAGAATCAAACAGAATCACCGGAGCTTCCGGCGCCACGTCAGGACTACAAAACGGTTCATCAATCGGACCACAAGATTCCAATAGTCCACACGTCCTCTCAGAATTCGTCAGTGGACGTTGGGGTGCGAACGAAAGAGAAGAACCTTACGAAGACATTCGACTTGTTTGCCCCTGTAGCAGATCAACTCCATATCACGTCACCGTGGGACGCGGTGCAACTTCTCAGACCTAAAAAAAGAACTTACTATGCTCTCATGAGATTTCCTCTGGAACGAGTCAACGACCAGCTACAAATAATTGGCTATCCTCTAATCGTGTCGACGACCTCATCTATCGATCAATCTGACATTTTTCACTACAATGCGAAGAACCTTACTTCGCAGCCTCAACCTGTATACCTTACGCAAAATTCTGAACCCGATGTGCCTCCAATTCCTTGGAACCTGGTTTTGAAATATGGTAAAATACCCCACGAGCTAcctgtaagaaaaatttcagacgaaATGGACGTTGAGAACCAGGGAGAAgatattgatttgaaaaatcaaccgGTCTCATCCCAAcagatacataaaaaaaatgcacatGTCGAGCTACATATTCCTCTAGCAAATTCTTCGCATCTACCTGCACCCATTGAGCTACAGGTACAAGAAGTTGGAGGGTGGCATCAGTTAGATAGTGTTCAGCCTACGCAGTATCTACGGAACAAGGTGAGGAATAATGAAAGAGAATACGGTGGTGATCCTAGCATCTCTTACAACGTGGAAACCACTCGATCTAGGATTGATACGCTAACGAATGGACAGCAGATTATGACAACTTCCAACCCAATGCCATTGATCTCCGAAGTAGCCGAAATTGAGTATGATCAGTACGAGTGCGAAAAGCAAGGCATCACTCCATCTCCCACCTTGGAAACCAACAAG